A window of Vescimonas fastidiosa contains these coding sequences:
- the hydA gene encoding dihydropyrimidinase, which yields MRYLLKGGTVVSGRGTRRADVLVEDEKILQVGRSLRDPLARVVDVSGKLLLPGFIDAHTHFDLDVCNTTTIDDFDSGTKSAIRGGTTTIVDFACPNKGESLRYGLDLWHKKADGHCWCDYGFHMTIDDWNPSIEKEIDDMYAEGISSFKMYMTYPAMMIGDEAMYKALKKLKEKGGICGVHCENSGVISALIEEKKAAGRMGVSSHPETRPDFLEAEAVSRLLRIAQAVDIPVVIVHLTNAATLSEVTAARRRGQKVYVETCPQYLVLDDSVYYNEDYSRAARYVCAPPIRKSEDCRALWAGLRKGEIQTVSTDHCAFTLAQKEAGRGDFTKIPGGLPGVEARGELVYSFGVATRKISLATMCRVLSENPAKLYGMFPRKGILAPGADADIVVYDPQADHVLRAEDMQSRAGYTPYEGFVTRGSVSQVWLRGQLAVENGQVLGGQRGRYIVRGKNML from the coding sequence ATGAGATATTTGCTGAAAGGCGGCACTGTGGTCTCCGGACGGGGCACCCGCCGGGCGGATGTGCTGGTGGAGGACGAGAAGATTTTGCAGGTGGGCCGCAGCCTCCGGGACCCCCTGGCCCGGGTGGTGGATGTATCCGGGAAGCTTCTCCTGCCCGGCTTTATCGACGCCCACACCCACTTTGACCTGGATGTGTGCAACACCACCACCATCGACGACTTCGACAGCGGCACCAAGTCCGCCATCCGGGGCGGCACCACAACCATCGTGGACTTCGCCTGCCCCAACAAGGGTGAGTCCCTCCGCTACGGCCTGGACCTCTGGCACAAGAAGGCCGACGGCCACTGCTGGTGCGACTACGGCTTCCACATGACCATTGACGACTGGAATCCGTCCATTGAAAAAGAGATCGACGATATGTATGCCGAGGGCATTTCCTCCTTTAAGATGTACATGACCTACCCGGCCATGATGATCGGCGATGAGGCCATGTACAAGGCCCTAAAAAAGCTGAAGGAAAAGGGCGGCATCTGCGGCGTCCACTGCGAAAACAGCGGGGTTATTAGCGCCCTCATCGAGGAGAAGAAGGCCGCCGGCCGGATGGGCGTTTCCTCCCACCCGGAGACGAGGCCCGATTTTCTGGAGGCGGAGGCCGTGAGCCGTCTGCTGCGCATCGCCCAGGCGGTGGACATCCCGGTGGTCATCGTCCACTTGACCAACGCCGCCACCTTGTCGGAGGTCACCGCCGCCCGGCGTCGGGGGCAAAAGGTGTATGTGGAGACCTGTCCCCAGTATCTGGTGCTGGATGACAGTGTGTATTATAATGAGGACTATTCCCGGGCCGCCCGCTATGTGTGCGCACCGCCCATCCGCAAATCGGAGGACTGCCGGGCTCTGTGGGCCGGACTGCGCAAGGGCGAAATCCAGACCGTTTCCACGGATCACTGCGCCTTTACCCTGGCGCAGAAGGAGGCGGGCCGGGGCGACTTCACCAAGATACCCGGGGGCCTGCCCGGGGTGGAGGCCCGGGGCGAGCTGGTGTATTCCTTCGGCGTAGCCACCCGGAAGATTTCCCTGGCCACCATGTGCCGGGTCCTGTCGGAAAATCCGGCTAAGCTGTACGGTATGTTCCCCCGCAAGGGCATCCTCGCCCCCGGCGCAGATGCGGACATCGTAGTCTATGACCCCCAGGCGGACCATGTTCTCCGGGCGGAGGATATGCAGAGCCGAGCCGGATACACCCCCTACGAGGGCTTCGTGACCCGCGGCTCCGTGAGCCAGGTCTGGCTGAGGGGTCAGCTGGCGGTGGAAAACGGGCAAGTCCTCGGCGGGCAGCGGGGCCGGTATATCGTGCGCGGCAAAAATATGCTGTAA
- a CDS encoding NUDIX hydrolase, translating to MLDLTEKLLQSHPIYNGRIIRVRRDEVLLPDGGHGLREVVDHPGGVGILALDDKGQVALVRQYRYAVGEHLWEIPAGKREKGEEPRITARRELHEEVGADAERWTDLGTLIASPGCYAERLYLYKAEGLTFTRQHLDEDEFLEVRFFPFEEVVEKCLNGQLQDAKTVAVVLKAKVLREKSGL from the coding sequence ATGCTGGACTTAACGGAAAAACTGCTGCAAAGCCACCCGATCTATAATGGCCGCATCATCCGTGTGCGCAGGGACGAGGTGCTGCTGCCCGACGGCGGCCACGGCCTGCGGGAGGTGGTGGACCACCCCGGCGGCGTGGGTATCCTGGCCCTGGATGACAAGGGACAGGTGGCCCTGGTGCGCCAGTACCGCTATGCGGTGGGCGAGCATCTGTGGGAGATACCTGCCGGCAAGCGGGAGAAGGGCGAGGAGCCCCGGATAACGGCCCGGCGGGAGCTGCATGAGGAGGTAGGCGCCGACGCCGAAAGGTGGACGGACCTGGGGACGCTCATCGCCTCCCCCGGCTGCTACGCTGAGCGGCTGTACCTGTATAAAGCGGAGGGACTGACCTTTACCCGGCAGCATTTGGATGAGGACGAGTTTTTGGAGGTGCGGTTTTTCCCCTTTGAGGAGGTTGTGGAAAAATGCCTGAACGGCCAGCTCCAGGACGCCAAAACCGTGGCCGTCGTGCTCAAGGCCAAGGTGCTGAGGGAAAAGAGTGGCCTATAA
- a CDS encoding MBOAT family O-acyltransferase: MLFNSLKFMVFLPAVLVLYWALPHRFRKYLLLAASYYFYMCWKPEFIVLILFSTAVNYFCALCIRRYPGAKKPMLIADLIVNFGLLFFFKYLNFFGETLTALCRAVGIPFTAPALDIILPVGISFYTFQTLSYTIDVYRGKMEPERDFITFALFVSYFPQLVAGPIERADNLLPQLKKEQVFRYDQAAHGVRLMVWGFFKKCVCAAYLSRLADAVYNDASYASGGAAALATAAFALQIYCDFGGYSDIARGCSEMMGVELMVNFKAPYFALSMRDFWKRWHISLTSWFREYVYFPLGGSRRGFARTLRNTLIVFALSGLWHGASWTFVVWGLLHALYLCAELIWNRLRRNAPKAPGPCCKALLLLKTFVLACIAWTFFRADTMADALAVLGAAFAGLRHPLTWMQDAWHLLTAGGTLTAAITVFSVLVLLLGDLLDEKNDAMAAVGRLRPAARYALYVVFLLGILLLIPKTTAAPFIYFQF; encoded by the coding sequence GTGCTTTTCAATTCACTGAAATTCATGGTCTTTTTGCCGGCGGTGCTGGTCCTCTACTGGGCCCTGCCTCATCGGTTTCGGAAATATCTGCTCCTGGCGGCCAGTTACTATTTTTATATGTGCTGGAAGCCGGAGTTTATCGTGCTGATCCTGTTTTCCACAGCGGTCAATTATTTTTGCGCCCTGTGCATCCGGCGCTATCCCGGGGCCAAAAAGCCTATGCTCATTGCCGACCTGATCGTTAACTTCGGACTTTTGTTTTTCTTCAAATACCTGAATTTCTTCGGTGAGACCCTTACGGCCCTGTGCCGGGCGGTGGGTATCCCCTTTACCGCCCCGGCTCTGGACATCATCCTGCCGGTTGGCATATCCTTTTATACCTTCCAAACTCTCAGCTACACCATCGATGTGTACCGGGGCAAGATGGAGCCCGAGCGGGACTTTATCACCTTTGCTCTGTTTGTGTCCTACTTCCCCCAGTTGGTGGCCGGCCCCATCGAGCGGGCGGATAACCTCCTGCCTCAACTCAAAAAGGAGCAGGTTTTCCGGTATGACCAGGCCGCCCATGGCGTCCGGCTCATGGTCTGGGGCTTTTTCAAAAAGTGCGTGTGTGCCGCTTACCTGTCGCGGTTGGCGGACGCGGTGTATAACGATGCTTCCTATGCCTCCGGCGGCGCGGCGGCCTTGGCCACGGCAGCCTTTGCCCTGCAAATTTACTGCGACTTCGGCGGCTATTCCGACATCGCCCGGGGCTGCTCGGAGATGATGGGTGTGGAGCTGATGGTGAACTTCAAAGCGCCCTATTTCGCCCTCTCCATGCGTGATTTCTGGAAGCGCTGGCATATCTCCCTCACAAGCTGGTTTCGGGAGTATGTGTACTTTCCCCTGGGTGGCAGTCGCCGGGGCTTTGCCCGTACCCTGCGCAACACACTGATTGTATTCGCCCTCAGCGGCTTGTGGCATGGTGCCAGTTGGACCTTCGTGGTGTGGGGGCTGCTCCACGCCCTGTACCTCTGCGCAGAGCTGATTTGGAACCGGCTCCGCCGCAACGCCCCCAAGGCTCCCGGCCCCTGCTGCAAGGCGCTTCTGTTGCTGAAAACCTTTGTCCTGGCGTGTATCGCGTGGACATTTTTTCGGGCGGACACCATGGCCGACGCCCTGGCCGTCCTGGGGGCTGCTTTTGCGGGACTGCGGCATCCCCTGACCTGGATGCAGGATGCCTGGCATCTGCTGACAGCAGGCGGCACCCTGACGGCGGCCATCACCGTCTTTTCCGTACTGGTCCTGCTCCTGGGCGACCTGCTGGACGAAAAGAACGACGCCATGGCGGCGGTGGGGCGGCTGCGGCCTGCGGCTCGGTACGCCCTGTATGTGGTGTTTTTGCTGGGTATACTCCTGCTGATCCCCAAAACTACGGCAGCGCCGTTTATCTATTTCCAGTTTTAA
- a CDS encoding GNAT family N-acetyltransferase: MEAVITKAAAADLPAVAQIYEDIIARQDRGGPYIGWQSGVYPTLETARAALERDELFVQRRGEKVVGSAIINQTQVDVYAQAAWQYPAQDSQVMVLHTLVIDPSESAHGYGGQFAAFYEAYATQNGCPYLRIDTNARNEVARKFYKKLGYREVGIVPCRFNGLPDVDLVMLEKKIY, encoded by the coding sequence ATGGAAGCCGTTATCACCAAGGCTGCCGCCGCTGACCTGCCCGCCGTGGCGCAGATCTATGAGGACATCATCGCCCGCCAGGACCGGGGCGGCCCCTACATCGGCTGGCAGTCCGGGGTGTATCCCACTCTGGAAACGGCCCGGGCGGCCCTGGAGCGGGACGAGCTCTTCGTGCAGCGCCGGGGGGAAAAGGTCGTGGGCTCCGCCATCATCAACCAGACCCAGGTGGATGTCTACGCCCAGGCTGCCTGGCAGTATCCGGCGCAGGACAGCCAGGTTATGGTCCTGCACACCCTGGTTATCGACCCCTCGGAGAGCGCCCACGGCTACGGCGGTCAGTTCGCCGCGTTCTACGAGGCCTATGCCACCCAAAACGGCTGCCCTTACCTGCGCATTGACACCAATGCCCGCAACGAGGTGGCCCGTAAATTCTACAAAAAACTGGGCTATCGGGAGGTGGGCATCGTCCCCTGCCGGTTTAACGGCCTCCCGGATGTAGACCTGGTTATGCTGGAGAAGAAAATTTACTAA
- a CDS encoding ABC transporter ATP-binding protein — MLKIENISKTFNPGTINEKVALQDLSLHLAPGDFVTIIGSNGAGKSTLFNAICGSFFTDSGSIYLDGRNITFLPEYQRSRQIGRLFQDPMRGSAPHMTIEENLSLAAASGGWLSHVTRAEKAAFREKLAQLDMGLEDRMKQPVGLLSGGQRQALTLMMATFKPPKLLLLDEHTAALDPATAEKVLEITRRTVAENRITTLMVTHNMHQALELGNRTLMMDSGHIILDVSGAERSGMTVDDLLAKFKSGAGKALDNDRILLSE; from the coding sequence ATGCTGAAGATTGAAAACATTTCCAAGACCTTCAACCCCGGCACCATCAATGAAAAGGTGGCCCTGCAGGACCTGAGCCTGCACCTGGCCCCGGGAGATTTCGTCACCATCATCGGCTCCAACGGCGCAGGCAAATCCACCCTCTTTAACGCCATCTGCGGCAGCTTTTTCACCGATAGCGGCAGCATTTATCTGGACGGAAGAAACATCACCTTCCTGCCGGAATACCAGCGCTCCCGGCAGATCGGCCGCCTGTTCCAGGACCCCATGCGCGGCAGCGCCCCCCATATGACCATTGAGGAAAATCTCTCCCTGGCGGCGGCCTCCGGCGGCTGGCTCAGCCATGTGACCCGGGCGGAAAAGGCCGCCTTCCGGGAAAAGCTGGCCCAGCTGGACATGGGCCTGGAGGACCGGATGAAGCAGCCTGTGGGCCTGCTCTCCGGCGGCCAGCGTCAGGCGCTGACGCTGATGATGGCCACCTTCAAGCCGCCGAAGCTCCTGCTGCTGGACGAGCATACCGCCGCCCTGGACCCCGCCACAGCGGAAAAGGTCCTGGAGATCACCCGCCGGACCGTGGCGGAAAACCGCATCACCACCCTCATGGTCACCCACAATATGCACCAGGCCCTGGAGCTGGGCAACCGCACCCTGATGATGGATAGCGGCCATATCATTCTGGATGTCTCCGGGGCGGAGCGCTCCGGCATGACCGTAGACGACCTGCTGGCCAAGTTCAAAAGCGGTGCCGGTAAAGCCCTGGATAATGACCGCATTCTGCTCTCGGAGTGA